TAACATCTTGAGAATCAATTACTTTGCTTTTCAAAATAACCAATTTAGCGGCTTTATTTAAGTCTTTCGCTTTATCAAGCAGGGCATTTAGAATTTCCTCTATACCCGCGCGAATTTGTTTAGTGCTTAATCCCTCATATTTTAAGCCATTTTTTAACGCTAAAAGACAAGTACCCACAAACTGACTACGGATTTTTTCGTTTATTCCGTAGCCGTGTAGTAATTCGTTAAGTGCGTAGGTGTTTTCAACAATAGTCCTTTTGTCATTCTTTGCGCCGAAAAACACATCTACATAGTCTGTAAAAGGACGGATAACACGTTCGCTTTTATTTTCATGTTCGTCGTCAATAATGCCGCTGTCGTCAAGCCACACACGAATTTCGTCGGTTTGAGTTGCTGCCAAGATAGCAATAACTTTATTATCCGTTAGTTGTTTTTCATAGATAACATACTGTTGTAACTGCTCAATGTCCTTTGTGGCATTACCCTTGATAAGTTTCGTCTTTGTTTCGATAAGCACAGTTACTCTATCGTTAGCAAAGCGCAAGTCTAAGTTTTTGTATCGGCGTAAAGCACCCGAAGCAAGGAAATTCAAATAATCCTTGCCAATCTCTTTTAGAGCCTTTTCATAGCTGAATTCGCTGTTTTCTATATTGTCGACGAGAAAGTCCCTGCCGACAGTCGTAATAATATCTGCACGTTTCATTATGAAATTCTCCTTACAGCGTGACTTGTTGCTAAGCAAGTATTATTGCGCATACACAAAAAGCGCACAACAATACATTTGATATTATAATATAAACTCAAACAAAACGCAATCCCCTTAAGAAAAATATTTTTGCGTTTTAACGCCCCGACTTTTACAGTAAATTCGAGTCAAACATATCCAATTCCTTGCAATGACTCATTTTTTCAAACGACATGTTCGTGATATTTCGTTATGCTATTTTATCTTCTTAAGAAATCTGTTAAATTCTTCTTGCTTTGGGTACGCGTCATAGAAATCAACATTGAAAGTTTTCTGTATCTTGCTGTAGTCTACGGCTATTTCATCTTTATCAGAAAATGAAAGAGTGTCGACTTCTTTACCGTGGCGATCTATGCGCTTTTCGAACTCCAGACTTCCTCCCACATCCGTAAGGTGCATTATTCCACCGCGCAGGACGCGGCAGTTGGCCGCCCTTAGCGCGGCCGCTATGCGTTCGATCGAGATGGCATCACCGCCCATCCTCAGCTGGAGCATCCTCACTAACAGCAACGCCGTAAAGCATATCAGAAAGTGCGCGTGAATATGTCTTTGCGTGCTTACATATACCGGCCTGGCATCCAGGTCGGACTTCATGACCCTAAAGGATTGTTCTATGCGCCACAGGCCTCCGTAGACTTCGCGCATCTTTGCCGCGTCATAATCCATTTCGCTTGTAACGATGCAGAAATACCCGTCGAAACGCGAATCTTCGTATGCCTTTTCTTCGTCGACCTTCAGTTTTTTACGCGCGCCTTTTACTACTTTGCCGTCGCTTCCGCTGACAATCTCTTCTTTTGTGTATTCAAGACAGCCGTGCCGTATTGAGTATGCGCTGTTTTTCGTGGCTGATTCTGCCCTCAACAGCTTTTCTATACGTTTGCGGCGGGCCATCTCCGCATCTGCCCGACTCCAGTAGATAAGTACCTTGCGTTGCCTGGAGATAGAATGACCTTCACTGTCCTTGCCTGTGTACTCCTCGGTAAAGAGCTTGTAACGGCAACTTCCGTCCGCGTTTTGTACATACCCTTCGTCGCTGAATAGTCGCCGCTGAAAAACGCAGTTTTTCCTAAAATTTCAAGCACCAACTCAAAAACCCGATGTTGAACCCCAAAAACGTCGGGTTTTCTGCCTTTAGATAAATTTGAACAAAAATCCTAAGACGGTTTAGGATCTTTTTCATGTTATAAGCACAGCTTGCCATCAGAGCGTTGATTTCATCTCCGATACGGCCTTTCAGGTAATTCCTGTCCATCCCATAATCTCGCTTCAAATGCCCTATTATCGGTTCGATGGCGTTTCTTCGCTTCAGGTTTTTCTTGAGCGATACCGTCACTGCTTCTTTCGTTCCCGGAATGTGGATGGCGCAGGGTATCTCTTTGTGCTTTGCTTTGCCTCTGTAGCCTTTATCGCAGTAGGCGTCTTTCGGGAATATCCCTGTTATCTCCGATGCTTGAGTCAGGGCGCTTTTGAGCGTCGTTACGTCGTTTGGACAGCCTCCGTATGTCTGGGCGCCTACGACAAAATTGCTTTTGTGTGTTGAAGTTATCGAAACTTTGCTGCCAAATTCGTATTTCTTGGCTGCTTTGCCTTTGGCGATGCAGGCTGTCTCAGGTTCAAAGTAGCTGTAGAGCTTGTTTTTATCTGTGCGTTGCTGTTCAAATGCACGGCGGGCCATTGCCAACAGCCGGCTGAGTGGGGTTTCTGTCTGCTCGTTCTGTTGCTTGTCTGTGATCTCCCGTATCAGACGGCCTAGTATCGTCTTTACTTTTCTCGTGCAGGCGGCGGCTTTCTTGTATTTGCGGCTCCTTGAAAACTGCCAGCTCGCGCGCTGAAGGGCAGGCACCGTCCTGGCGTAGGTCCGTTTGAGTTTCATTCCAGCTCGTTTCGCCTCGCGTACCAGTAATTCTATGCCCTTGGCGTAGAGCTTGAGGTCCGTAGGAAACGTTATGTCGTTTTCCTGTACCGTCGTGTCTACGATGACACAGCTAAGCTCTCTTGGCTTAAGGCATTTCATGCGCATCGCCGTTTCAAGACTCTCTTTGAGCATTGCCTCAAAGCCTTTGTGGCCGGTCCTCTTGCGCCACCGTGTCATTGAGCTGGAGTCCAATGGCAGCTCTGTCATAAAGTATTCCATTCCGCATAAGTGAGATAGGAAATCTTTGATTTCCGTAATCGAACTTAGTATGTTCATCAAAAATACTGCCAATATGGATTTTCTAGGAATTCCATAACTGTCGCTTCGTCTGAAAGATCGCGAAGGCCTTTGAGATAGTGAAGGCCAGCCATAAGCCTTGTCGGAAGCCCGGGGCGGCCTTTGTTCGCAATGTAGACCTCGCCTAGTGTACTCTCGAAGGTCTTCCAGTTTATTTTATCGCCCAGTTTTACGAGTTCATGGTCCATATTGATCATGTTTTCGAGCCTGTCTTGAAATAATCTATCCTGAGGTTCTTCTGTAGTCTTTGGCTTCATTATCGTAGTTTTCTCCTGATAATTGCGAATCTTCTACGTATATTTTACCTCAAATTTAAAGATTTATGCAGACTATTACTGGATCCTTTGAGTTTTTTAGCGGAGACTGAATAACGCCTCATGATACCGGCTTCCATTCTTGCCACGCAGTACCTGTGATACGACATAGCCGTCTCCGTTATTACAGATCATATCTATGTTTTTTGACGAGTTCAGTCCTTTGTCCGCTACAACCACAAGCCTCTTCAATTCATACGTCTTACGCACCTCATCTATTACAGGATGAAGCGTCAAACAGTCGCTCGTATTGCCTGGGAAAAGAGACATACAGGCTGGAAGCCCGTGCTCATCCAGAAAAAGCCCCATCTGAACGATCGGATCCACCCGATGTTCCTTAGAAACACCGCGCATGCGGTAACCGTCTCCATCATCAGGAAAATCTATCTCAAAATAGTAATTGGTCACATCGTAAAAGGCATAAGACATATCACGCCCTACAATACGCTCAACCCCCTCGCTCAGCCACCGCTGAAAATCCAACGACATATCCGCAAACAGACCAAGAGCACGATAAACATCCTGCAAAGAAAAATCGCAGCACATCCCATAAAACTCATCCTTCATCTGACAGTTGCCGCGCTTTGAATCCGGAGCTAAAACACGCGTCAGCACAAGGAACTTGAAAACGGCAGCCAAAGGCACCTCTCCTCTATATCCGGAGGATGCGACATAGTGCTCAATAAAACCGTCCACATCAAGACTATTATAGATTGCTTCAATAAACTTATACCCATAATTTCTCTCACGGTTGGAAGGAGAATACATCTTAAGAGTAGAAGGCACCTCAAGCCGCAGGACAGGCTCATCCCTGCATTTTGCGTCAAACTCTGCAACCATAGCGAGGAAAGCCTCTCTATCCTCATGGTCTTCCAAATAGCCGAAATTCTTAACAGTCCGCTGCTTAGGAGGAAGTCCCGGGCCAGGTCGGTATCCTTCAACCACCCGTATCTGAGTCTTGACCACTCCGTTTTTATAAACCCTGCTGTCCTTTCGAATCACGCGAACCACCCCAATTTGCGAAAAGCTAATAAAACGTGCACAGACATAGTATGGCACAACCAGAGCATAACACAATAGATATAATAAAAAACAGAAGCAAAACCATGAAAATTCGCTCCTGTACTGGGGGGATTATAAGTTAGTTTTTGATATGTCGGGATTTACTGTAAAAGTCGGGATATAATATAAACTCAAACAAAACGCAATCCCCTAAAGAAAAATATTTTTGCGTTTTAACGAGTGTTTTCAAGTATCATTTAATAGATATAAGCGACAAACAAGCGACAAAACAAAAGTCAAACACGGCAAAAACCCAGTAAAATCAAGGTTTTCTGTCGTTTTTTATATAGTCTTTCTCAGAAGGGCGAAATTTGATTTCAAAGTAGATGTCGCCTCTCTGATCTCTTGAGATTACTTCGCTGAAGCCTCCGCGTTTTGCAAGCGCCGCCCTGACATTGCTGTTCAGGCAGTCATGGAGAAAACCAAAAATATCAAAGAACGTTGTTTTACCGACGCCGTTTTGTCCAAGGAAAACGGCCATGTTTGGTATATTTCTTATGGCGATGCTCTTGAACACTTTATAATTTCTAACGGTCAGCGATTCTATCCTCATGGACCTTACCTCTTGCTCAGGCAGATGAATGTATTATAACCTGAAACCCAGCGGCGGAGAATAGCAGCCCGCATCAATAAGTATATGTTGTATTGAAATGCTGATACACGGTAACCTATTTCTTTTGCGCGGCGGAAGGTCATGTAATGGAGCGTCTTTGCGAAGGGGGCAGCGGAGGGTGTTTGTAAAGCTGCCGTCCTCGTTCCTGTTTATCCCTCTGGAAGTGATATATAATATCTCATCAGTAAATTATAGACGGGGGCTATTATTTTGAAAGAGGAAAACATATTGCTTACGCCGCTCTTTATGCGGCTTTTTATTCCCTTTGGCGTGGGGTATTTTTTATCTGTCTTTCTTGGCAGCGCCAACGCGACGATGGCGCCGATCCTGATAACGGAATTTGCGCTTTCTCCCGCCGACCTTGGCTTTATGGGCTCGGTCTATCTGATTTTTTTCGGTTTGGCGCAGTTTCCGCTCGGGGTCTTTCTCGATCGGTACGGCGCTCGTGTTACGCTTGCGCCGATGCTGCTCTTTGCCGTTGCCGGCGCGCTGCTCTTCGCCGCGGCGGAGGGCTTCGCGGCGCTCGTCCTTTCCCGCGCTCTGATCGGCATCGGCCTTGCCGGGAGTCTGATGGCGGCGTTCAAGGCCTATGCCTCATGGCTGACGGCGGATAAGCTTCCGCTTGTCTACAGCGTTCAATCGCTGATGGGCGGGATCGGAGGAATGTTCGCCACGCGCCCGGTCGCGATCGCCTTTGATATTTTCGGCTGGCGGCATGTATTCGTCATGCTTGCGGTTATCAGCCTTTGCAGCGCCTCGCTGGTCTGGTTCGTCGTCCCGAAGGACACGGTCCGCCGCGATGAGAGGCGCGGCTCTTTCTGGAAGCTCCTCGGCAAGATGTTTTGTTTTTTCGCCGACCGGCGTTTTTGGCTCGTCGCGCCGCTGGTGACGGCCGCGCAGAGCGTGATGTTTGCCTACCTCTATCTCTGGGTCGGCCCGTGGATGCTTGACGTCGCGGGGATGGACATCGGCGAGGCGGGAATGTATATGATGCTGGCCTTTGGCGGCGCCGCTCTCGGTTATTTTGGCAACGGCATCCTTGCCGGCTGGTTCAAGAGAAAGGGCTGGCTGAGCTGGGAACAGCTTTACCTATTGTCCGGCGTGACGCTGACCGCCGTGCTCGCGGCGATAATGTTTATGAACGGCAGAGGCGCGGCTCCGCTGTGGGGTGCGGTGATGTTTCTTTCTACGATGACTATGATCTCTTTTCCGATAATGCGCACGATGTACGCGGAAGACGAGGTCGGGCGCGTGCTTTCCCTGCTCAATTTCACCATTTTTCTCTTCTCTTTTATCGTTCAGTGGTTCATAGGCGTGGTTCTCGATTTGTATCCCGTGAGCGGCGGGCGTTTTTCTCCGGCCGGCTATCGGTCGAGCCTTGCCGTCGTCGTCATCTTTAATCTGGCGTCGTGTATCTGGTATTATTATGGAATGAAGAAAGAAAGCAGCCGGTAAGGAGGCGCGATATGTCGAAGATATACAGGATAATGGCGGAGGAGGTCGCGGAAAAGGTCTGCGAGCTCGCGCTTACCGCCAACATGTATCTGCCAGAGGATGTGAAGCGGGCGCTGGCGGAGGCGCGGTCGGCGGAGAAAATGCCGCTCGCCCGTTCCACCTATGACGAGATCATCAAAAACGCGGAGCTCGCCGCCGAGAAGTATATGCCGATCTGCCAGGATTGCGGGATGGCGGTTTTGTTCGCCGAACTCGGACAGGATCTGCATGTCGAGGGGGGCGGCCTCGAAGAGGCGATAAACGAAGGGGTGCGCAGGGCTTACCGCAAGGGATATCTGCGTAAATCCGTCGTCTCGGACCCGCTCGTAGACCGCAGGAACAGCGGGGACAATACGCCCGCGGTCATCCATTGGCGCGTCGTTCCCGGACGTTCTCTCGATATCACGATAACACCCAAAGGAATGGGCAGCGAGAATATGAGCCGGATATTCATGCTGAAGCCCGCCGACGGCGCGGACGGCGTGATAAAGTCTGTCGTGGAGACTGTCGAACAGGCCGGGTCTAATCCCTGTCCTCCGGTGGTTATCGGCGTTGGGATCGGCGGCAATTTCGAGACCGCGCCGCTCGCCGCGAAAGAGGCGCTGCTCGTGCCCTACGGCGAACGGCATCCGGTCTCCGCTTACGCGCAGATGGAGGAGCGGATACTGCGCGAGGTCAACCGGCTGGGGATCGGCCCCGCCGGGATCGGCGGCACGGTGACGGCGCTCGACGCGCATATCGTCACGCGCCCGACGCATATCGCGGGGATGCCGGTCGCGGTCAACCTTTGCTGCCACGCGCTGCGCCACGCGCGCGGAAGGATAGATGGGAGGGCTGAAAATGAATGAGATCAAGCATATAAAACTGCCGCTCAGCGACGAGGATGCCCAGGCCCTTCGCGCCGGGGATATCGTAAGGCTTTCCGGGAGCATTCTGGTGGGGCGCGACGCCGCTCACAAGCGGATGGCCGAGGCGATCCGCGAGGGAGGGGAACCTCCTTTCCCGATCGAGAACGAAATCATTTACTACGCCGGTCCCGCCCCGACGCCGCCCGGCGCTGTCATCGGCCCAGTCGGCCCGACGACGAGCGGGCGCATGGACCCTTATACGCCGCTTCTTCTCTCCAGGGGACTGCGCGGCATGATCGGCAAGGGCAAGCGCACGCCGGAGGTCCTGGCGGCGATCAGGGAACACAAGGCCGTGTATTTCGGGGCGACGGGAGGCACCGCCGTGCTGCTTGCCGACTCGGTCAAGCACGCGGAGCGTGTGGCCTACGAGGACCTCGGGCCGGAGGCGGTGCTTCGGCTTACGGTGGAGGAGATGCCGCTGGTCGTCCTAGCGGACTGCCGCGGCGGCGATCTTTACGTAAGCGGTCCCGAAGAGGCGCGCAAGAGTTTTTTGTGATCTCGAATATAGATTTTAACGGCACAAGATATAAAGATCCCGCTCCACCCAGGCGCGCTCAAGTATTATAAGGAGATCGGCGCCGTGAAATAAAATATCGCGGTAATTGGAACCGGCGCGGGGGCTTGTTCACGGCCTCCGCGTTTTTAGCTATTTTCACAAATGGTATTTAATATTATTGACAGGAATAGAGAAATTAAATAATCTAACTTTCTATTATATACTCTGTATACTAGGATTGCACCGTCAATATGAAAAAAAATGATAATTTATATTCGTACATATTGCTTTTTGTATTTTGTGGGCGTGTAACTATAATTATAGAATAATCATTTTATCGATATTTTAGATTGTACGTTTTCAGTTTCTGCAAAACGAAAGGGGGACCGTTTTTTATTGTAGGTATCACCGGGTAATTTTCTATAAAAAAGGAGATGTACATTTTTATGAAGAATTTCATCAGACTCGCATTGGTAACGGCTCTTATCGCGTCATTTGCCGCCTCGGCGTCGGCGGCGACATTCATCAACATCGGCACCGGTTCCACCGGCGGCACCTATTATCCCGTCGGCGCGGCGATGGCTAAGGTCTGGAACTCAAGCATTTCCGGGATGAAGGCGAACGCCCAGTCCACCGGCGGCACGGCTCAGAATCTCGCGCTGCTCGGGAAGGGCGAGGCTGAGGTTATTTTCGCCGACGGCCTTTATTTCTTCGCATATGGGGGCAAAGGGGCCTTCGAGGGCAAGGCGATGAAGAATCTGCGCGGCCTTGTTCCTCTCTACGCGGAACCGATACATTTCCTTGTCGCCAAGGGCAGCAATATAAAGAGCATCAAGGACCTCAAGGGGAAGCGCGTCTCCGTGGGAGCCGTTGGCAGCGGTACGGAGGTAACTGTCCGCACGCTCCTCAAGGCGAACGGCATCGACCCCGACAAGGACATCAAGGCTGAGAATCTCGGACTTTCCGACACGGCTTCGGCCTTCGCCGATAAAAACATCGACGCCGGACTTACCGTCGGCGCGCTCGGCATCGCCGGCGTGGTGGAGATCGCGACGCTTGGAACCGCCGAACTTCGCGACTTTGAGCCGGAGGCCATAAAAAAACTCTGCGCGGAGCTTCCCTATTACCTGCCTTTTGATATTCCAGCCAACACCTATAAGGGACAGACAAAACCGGTAAAAGCGATGGCAAGCTGGAACGTTCTTATCACGAATGACAAGCTCGACGCGGAGACCGCCTACCAGATGACGAAGGCCCTCTATGAAAAGAAGCAGGATATTCTTAACGTGTCGACGAGGCTCGCCTCGATGTCGCCCGAAAACCTGAAGTATATCCAGGTCCCGATCCATCCCGGCGCTCTCAAATACTATAAGGAGATCGGCGCGGTAAAATAACTTACCACGGACATTCTTAGATCAGGGCGCGCGGAGGCAAGGATCTTCCGCGCCCTCTTTCGCCCGTCTTTCTATAGGAGGAACGTATATGGAAGAAAAGAAACATAACAAGTCTTTATTGGAAGACATAAGCATGGACGAGGCACAGGTAAGCAGCCTCGTAGAAAAATATGACGCGGAGAGCCGTTATCGCAGGCTCACCGGCGCGCAGGGGATATTCATCTCCCTCTGGCTCGCCGCGATGGCGCTTTTCCACCTATATACAGCCGGTATCGCGACGATGCCCATCACTATCCAGCGCGCGGTGCACCTTACGTTCGCGATAGTCGCGGTGTTCATTCTATTCCCCGCGTCAAGAAAATCATCAAAAATGAAGACGCCATGGTACGACTGGCTGCTGGCCGCTGCCGCGGGCGGCGTGACAGGCTACATCGTCTTCTTTTTCAACGATATCGCGCGCCGCGGAGCGGAGCCGATCGATTACGAAATATACCTCGGCATCGCCGCCATACTGCTGGTCCTCGAGGCGGGACGCCGCGTAGTGGGAAACGTACTGCCCTGCATGAGCGTGATTTTCCTGCTCTATTGCTATTTTGGCAATTACGCGCCCGGGATATTCCAAATACGCGGATATTCGCTGAGCCGCATAATACAGCATATGTATCTGACTCCCGAGGGCATCTTCGGACTCGCGCTCGGAGTCTCTGCGACCTTCGTCATCGTGTTCATCATATTTGGCGCCTATCTCTCGCAGAGCGGCGGCGCGAAGTTTTTCAACGAGCTTGCGCTTGCCCTTGCCGGAAGTAAGCCCGGCGGCCCTGCGAAGGTGGCGGTCGTAGCCTCCGGGCTGCTCGGCACGATCAACGGCTCTTCCGTCGCCAACGTCGCGACTACGGGCACCTTCACCATCCCGCTCATGAAAAAGGTCGGGTATCCCCCCTATTACGCCGGCGCGGTCGAGGCCTGCGCCTCCACCGGCGGCCAGTTGATGCCGCCGATCATGGGCGCCGGAGCCTTCATCATGAGCGAGTTCCTCAACATCCCCTACCTTTCGATCGCCGCCGCCGCGATCATTCCGGCTCTCATCTACTACACGGCGATATTCACGAATGTCCACATCCGGGCCCGCAAGCAAAAGCTGCAGGGCATTCCTAAGAGCGAACTGCCGTCCGTGGGAGAGGTAATGAGGAACGACGGTCATCTGCTGGTTCCCGTGATCGTCGTCATCGTCACGCTGTTGTTGAAGTACACCCCTCTGCGCGCCGGGTTTATCGGCGTCGTGTCGGTCATTATCGTGAGCTCGCTGAAAAAGAATACGAGGATGACGCTTAGAGATAACTTCAACGCGCTTGTGGAGGGCGCGCGCGGAGGGCTCGGCGTGGCGCTGGCCTGCGCGCTCGTGGGGTTCATTGTCGGCACCTCGTCGCTGACCTCGCTTGGCCTTACGATCTCCAACAACATAATCGAGATATCGGGCGGGAACTTGATGCTGACGCTGGTGATGGCGATGGTGGCCTGCCTCGTCCTCGGAATGGGGCTGCCGACTACGGCGAACTACATCGTCTGCAGTACGATCATCGCCCCGGCGCTGATCGGCATGAAGGTGCTGCCGCTCTCCGCGCATCTCTTCGTCTTCTACTTCGGCATCATGGCCGACCTCACGCCGCCGGTATGTCTCGCCGCGTTTACTGGCGCGGGCATTGCGGGAGCGAGCCCGGCCAAAACAGGGATGACGGCGACGCGGATCGCGCTGGCCTCTTATCTGCTGCCCTACTGCTTCGTCTACAACCCCATGCTGCTGCTGCATAATGTTGAGGTCGTTGAGCTTGTCGTCCTTGTAATTTCCGCGGTTCTTGGCGTGGTCGCTTTGGCGGGTTCCTTCGAGGGATGGTTCTACAGGGATCTCAAAAATTATGAAAGGGTGGTTTTTGGCGTTATCGCGCTGCTGTCTATCCACCATGATTTCTGGATCAGCATCGCCGCGATCGTTGGGATCGCGCTGATGATAGTCTACTTCAAAAAGAGCTCTCACGACGGTCAGCTGCCGGAGAAATTTGAAGAAGTTTCAGCGTAATGAAGGATAATTGACGGACGATCGGCCTCTTCCACGCGGGAGAGGCCGATTTTTATTGTATAATCTATCGATACAGGAGGTGTGCTTGATGTCCTCGCAATTTTACACGATATTTGCCGTTATTCTCGGCAGCGGCGTCGGTTATAAATTGAACTTTCCCGCGGGAGCGATGGTCGGCGGTCTTCTCGGTATCGCGCATGCCGGCAACGGGGAGGTGAAAAAGTTTAAAAGTCAATAAAAAAACAGCGCTAAGCTAGCCTTTTATAGGATTTATATTTATAAAACTA
The window above is part of the Cloacibacillus evryensis DSM 19522 genome. Proteins encoded here:
- a CDS encoding IS5 family transposase — protein: MNILSSITEIKDFLSHLCGMEYFMTELPLDSSSMTRWRKRTGHKGFEAMLKESLETAMRMKCLKPRELSCVIVDTTVQENDITFPTDLKLYAKGIELLVREAKRAGMKLKRTYARTVPALQRASWQFSRSRKYKKAAACTRKVKTILGRLIREITDKQQNEQTETPLSRLLAMARRAFEQQRTDKNKLYSYFEPETACIAKGKAAKKYEFGSKVSITSTHKSNFVVGAQTYGGCPNDVTTLKSALTQASEITGIFPKDAYCDKGYRGKAKHKEIPCAIHIPGTKEAVTVSLKKNLKRRNAIEPIIGHLKRDYGMDRNYLKGRIGDEINALMASCAYNMKKILNRLRIFVQIYLKAENPTFLGFNIGFLSWCLKF
- a CDS encoding IS5 family transposase: MKPKTTEEPQDRLFQDRLENMINMDHELVKLGDKINWKTFESTLGEVYIANKGRPGLPTRLMAGLHYLKGLRDLSDEATVMEFLENPYWQYF
- a CDS encoding IS1634 family transposase encodes the protein MPYYVCARFISFSQIGVVRVIRKDSRVYKNGVVKTQIRVVEGYRPGPGLPPKQRTVKNFGYLEDHEDREAFLAMVAEFDAKCRDEPVLRLEVPSTLKMYSPSNRERNYGYKFIEAIYNSLDVDGFIEHYVASSGYRGEVPLAAVFKFLVLTRVLAPDSKRGNCQMKDEFYGMCCDFSLQDVYRALGLFADMSLDFQRWLSEGVERIVGRDMSYAFYDVTNYYFEIDFPDDGDGYRMRGVSKEHRVDPIVQMGLFLDEHGLPACMSLFPGNTSDCLTLHPVIDEVRKTYELKRLVVVADKGLNSSKNIDMICNNGDGYVVSQVLRGKNGSRYHEALFSLR
- a CDS encoding AAA family ATPase, producing MRIESLTVRNYKVFKSIAIRNIPNMAVFLGQNGVGKTTFFDIFGFLHDCLNSNVRAALAKRGGFSEVISRDQRGDIYFEIKFRPSEKDYIKNDRKP
- a CDS encoding MFS transporter; its protein translation is MKEENILLTPLFMRLFIPFGVGYFLSVFLGSANATMAPILITEFALSPADLGFMGSVYLIFFGLAQFPLGVFLDRYGARVTLAPMLLFAVAGALLFAAAEGFAALVLSRALIGIGLAGSLMAAFKAYASWLTADKLPLVYSVQSLMGGIGGMFATRPVAIAFDIFGWRHVFVMLAVISLCSASLVWFVVPKDTVRRDERRGSFWKLLGKMFCFFADRRFWLVAPLVTAAQSVMFAYLYLWVGPWMLDVAGMDIGEAGMYMMLAFGGAALGYFGNGILAGWFKRKGWLSWEQLYLLSGVTLTAVLAAIMFMNGRGAAPLWGAVMFLSTMTMISFPIMRTMYAEDEVGRVLSLLNFTIFLFSFIVQWFIGVVLDLYPVSGGRFSPAGYRSSLAVVVIFNLASCIWYYYGMKKESSR
- a CDS encoding fumarate hydratase; its protein translation is MSKIYRIMAEEVAEKVCELALTANMYLPEDVKRALAEARSAEKMPLARSTYDEIIKNAELAAEKYMPICQDCGMAVLFAELGQDLHVEGGGLEEAINEGVRRAYRKGYLRKSVVSDPLVDRRNSGDNTPAVIHWRVVPGRSLDITITPKGMGSENMSRIFMLKPADGADGVIKSVVETVEQAGSNPCPPVVIGVGIGGNFETAPLAAKEALLVPYGERHPVSAYAQMEERILREVNRLGIGPAGIGGTVTALDAHIVTRPTHIAGMPVAVNLCCHALRHARGRIDGRAENE
- a CDS encoding FumA C-terminus/TtdB family hydratase beta subunit, which codes for MNEIKHIKLPLSDEDAQALRAGDIVRLSGSILVGRDAAHKRMAEAIREGGEPPFPIENEIIYYAGPAPTPPGAVIGPVGPTTSGRMDPYTPLLLSRGLRGMIGKGKRTPEVLAAIREHKAVYFGATGGTAVLLADSVKHAERVAYEDLGPEAVLRLTVEEMPLVVLADCRGGDLYVSGPEEARKSFL
- a CDS encoding TAXI family TRAP transporter solute-binding subunit, whose product is MKNFIRLALVTALIASFAASASAATFINIGTGSTGGTYYPVGAAMAKVWNSSISGMKANAQSTGGTAQNLALLGKGEAEVIFADGLYFFAYGGKGAFEGKAMKNLRGLVPLYAEPIHFLVAKGSNIKSIKDLKGKRVSVGAVGSGTEVTVRTLLKANGIDPDKDIKAENLGLSDTASAFADKNIDAGLTVGALGIAGVVEIATLGTAELRDFEPEAIKKLCAELPYYLPFDIPANTYKGQTKPVKAMASWNVLITNDKLDAETAYQMTKALYEKKQDILNVSTRLASMSPENLKYIQVPIHPGALKYYKEIGAVK
- a CDS encoding TRAP transporter permease — its product is MEEKKHNKSLLEDISMDEAQVSSLVEKYDAESRYRRLTGAQGIFISLWLAAMALFHLYTAGIATMPITIQRAVHLTFAIVAVFILFPASRKSSKMKTPWYDWLLAAAAGGVTGYIVFFFNDIARRGAEPIDYEIYLGIAAILLVLEAGRRVVGNVLPCMSVIFLLYCYFGNYAPGIFQIRGYSLSRIIQHMYLTPEGIFGLALGVSATFVIVFIIFGAYLSQSGGAKFFNELALALAGSKPGGPAKVAVVASGLLGTINGSSVANVATTGTFTIPLMKKVGYPPYYAGAVEACASTGGQLMPPIMGAGAFIMSEFLNIPYLSIAAAAIIPALIYYTAIFTNVHIRARKQKLQGIPKSELPSVGEVMRNDGHLLVPVIVVIVTLLLKYTPLRAGFIGVVSVIIVSSLKKNTRMTLRDNFNALVEGARGGLGVALACALVGFIVGTSSLTSLGLTISNNIIEISGGNLMLTLVMAMVACLVLGMGLPTTANYIVCSTIIAPALIGMKVLPLSAHLFVFYFGIMADLTPPVCLAAFTGAGIAGASPAKTGMTATRIALASYLLPYCFVYNPMLLLHNVEVVELVVLVISAVLGVVALAGSFEGWFYRDLKNYERVVFGVIALLSIHHDFWISIAAIVGIALMIVYFKKSSHDGQLPEKFEEVSA